In Elusimicrobiota bacterium, a single genomic region encodes these proteins:
- a CDS encoding ATP:cob(I)alamin adenosyltransferase, which yields MKRACTKKGDAGFTRDFSGRRLAKDDLRILAQGKFDALQSAIDLVLLDARRRDKAALQEVQKKLWQSAGELARASRACVPWPVTQDDVEALERHLAGLGATPRKFVRFDTLRAVHYNECRIRCRELESSCTRLLRAKKLRPEVYSYLNRLSSLFFMLACRASRAKS from the coding sequence ATGAAGCGGGCCTGCACCAAGAAAGGCGACGCGGGCTTCACGCGCGATTTCTCCGGCCGGCGCCTGGCCAAAGACGACCTGCGCATCTTGGCGCAGGGCAAGTTCGACGCTCTGCAGTCCGCCATCGACCTCGTGCTCCTCGACGCCCGCCGGAGGGACAAGGCCGCGCTCCAGGAGGTCCAGAAGAAACTCTGGCAAAGCGCGGGCGAGCTCGCCCGCGCCTCGCGCGCCTGCGTGCCCTGGCCCGTGACCCAGGACGACGTGGAGGCTCTCGAGAGGCACCTGGCGGGCCTGGGAGCTACCCCCCGCAAGTTCGTGCGCTTCGACACTCTGCGCGCCGTCCATTACAACGAGTGCCGGATCCGGTGCCGGGAACTGGAATCTTCCTGCACCAGGCTCCTGCGGGCCAAGAAGCTGCGGCCGGAGGTGTACAGCTACCTCAACCGGCTCTCCAGCCTGTTCTTCATGCTGGCCTGCCGGGCCTCGCGCGCCAAATCCTGA
- a CDS encoding MBL fold metallo-hydrolase: MPAPVFTIDCQYLHPRYAASYLLVEGGRALFVDNNTARAVPLLLERLGQEGLTPEQVDYAIVTHAHLDHAAGSRALVDACPNATLLAHHKAAGHIIDPTRLIASAKKVYGEKAFDELYGAVAGVPESRVRSMQDGEVLRWGGRELTFLHTRGHANHHVCVYDPASGGIFTGDAFGLAYPDLQKGGLFVFPSTSPTGFQPAEARASIERILKTGAQRAFLPHFGELGELPAAAEQLFEHLDFSARLLEDAVHSGVNDAELAGFCEAALREHFRSALERLGIAQAKTWDMLKLDIELNAAGIAHAARRKRSSAPGH; encoded by the coding sequence ATGCCGGCCCCGGTCTTCACCATAGACTGCCAGTACCTCCATCCCCGCTATGCGGCCTCCTATCTGCTCGTGGAGGGCGGCCGGGCCCTTTTCGTGGACAACAACACGGCGCGCGCCGTCCCGCTGCTGTTGGAAAGACTCGGTCAGGAAGGACTGACCCCGGAGCAGGTGGACTACGCCATCGTCACGCACGCCCATCTCGACCACGCCGCGGGCAGCCGGGCACTGGTCGACGCCTGCCCGAATGCGACGCTTCTTGCTCACCATAAGGCCGCAGGGCACATCATCGATCCTACACGCCTGATCGCCAGCGCGAAGAAAGTCTATGGAGAAAAGGCATTCGATGAGCTATACGGGGCCGTAGCAGGCGTGCCTGAGAGCCGGGTCCGCTCCATGCAAGACGGAGAAGTCCTTCGTTGGGGCGGCCGCGAGCTCACTTTTCTCCATACGCGAGGGCATGCCAACCATCATGTCTGCGTCTATGATCCGGCCTCGGGAGGAATATTCACCGGCGACGCCTTCGGGTTGGCGTATCCTGACCTGCAGAAGGGAGGATTGTTTGTTTTTCCCTCTACCAGCCCCACAGGATTCCAGCCGGCAGAGGCGCGGGCCAGCATAGAGCGCATCCTCAAGACCGGCGCCCAGCGGGCTTTCCTGCCTCATTTCGGGGAGCTTGGCGAGCTGCCGGCCGCTGCAGAGCAGCTATTCGAACACTTGGATTTCTCGGCCCGGCTCCTGGAGGATGCAGTCCATTCAGGCGTGAATGATGCGGAACTGGCCGGCTTTTGCGAGGCTGCCCTGCGGGAGCATTTCCGCTCTGCCCTGGAACGCTTGGGCATTGCTCAGGCCAAGACCTGGGACATGCTCAAGCTCGACATCGAGCTCAATGCCGCGGGCATCGCCCACGCGGCGCGCCGGAAACGCTCTTCCGCGCCCGGACACTGA
- a CDS encoding transposase: MLDHIEDFALALRRPQDLRHRPPVGVLQHLQKYLECGIARFGVMRFRCPQCGEDLFVAFSCKRRGFCPHCDAKRAAIIMADASDRLLPAVGYRQYVLTIPKRLRWYVNQSAALPGEISRILAREIERLLRRRCAGTAAAQLHFIQRAGRSLNLHPHVHAVVSEGRFSFEPGLLGSKLRFHAAAEPSERDIELMTESLRHKILRRLRRLGAIPDDMAKEMLSWQNSGFSLHAKVFVPGGDREGLERVLFYCAKPALAPKRLSYQPKNDRVVYRTEPKNGLTLALRFEPVEFLRRWGLLIPPARRNLLRYYGALGPNSPLRASLVAEASRGTAKARLRKKVEGAKEAVSKSVRSWAACLNRVFEVDPLVCPRCAATMVPVAVIMNDQELVRLLEHLGLPTEFPKTMPARTKLVEAMCGPPGEECQLDPRSDLYEAVDVPPADDFHSA, from the coding sequence GTGCTCGACCATATCGAGGACTTCGCGCTGGCCCTGCGGCGGCCTCAGGATCTTCGTCATCGGCCGCCTGTGGGCGTTCTCCAGCACTTGCAGAAGTACTTGGAGTGCGGCATCGCGCGCTTCGGCGTAATGCGCTTCCGGTGCCCGCAGTGCGGGGAGGACCTGTTCGTCGCTTTCTCCTGCAAGCGCCGGGGCTTCTGCCCGCACTGCGACGCCAAGCGCGCGGCGATCATCATGGCCGACGCATCGGACCGGCTTCTGCCCGCGGTGGGCTATCGGCAATATGTCTTGACCATTCCCAAGCGGCTGAGGTGGTACGTCAACCAGAGCGCCGCTTTGCCGGGCGAGATAAGCCGCATCCTGGCCCGTGAGATAGAGCGTCTCCTGCGCAGGAGATGCGCGGGCACGGCCGCGGCCCAGCTTCACTTCATCCAGCGCGCGGGCCGTTCGCTGAATCTGCATCCGCATGTGCACGCGGTGGTCTCGGAGGGGCGCTTCAGCTTTGAGCCGGGCTTGTTGGGCTCGAAGCTCAGGTTCCACGCCGCTGCCGAGCCGTCAGAGCGGGACATCGAGCTTATGACCGAGTCTTTGCGCCACAAGATTCTCAGGCGCTTGCGCAGGCTGGGCGCCATCCCCGATGATATGGCTAAAGAGATGCTGTCCTGGCAGAACTCGGGTTTCTCCCTGCACGCCAAGGTGTTCGTGCCGGGCGGGGATCGTGAGGGGCTGGAGCGCGTCCTTTTCTATTGCGCCAAGCCGGCGCTCGCGCCTAAGCGGTTGTCGTATCAGCCGAAGAATGACCGGGTCGTCTACCGCACCGAGCCTAAGAATGGTCTGACCTTGGCTTTGCGGTTCGAGCCGGTGGAATTCCTTAGGCGCTGGGGTCTGCTGATCCCGCCGGCGCGCAGGAATCTTCTGCGCTACTACGGGGCTTTGGGGCCGAACTCGCCGCTGCGGGCGTCGCTGGTGGCCGAGGCGAGCCGGGGCACGGCCAAGGCTCGTCTGCGAAAGAAAGTGGAGGGGGCCAAGGAAGCGGTCAGCAAGAGCGTACGTTCCTGGGCCGCCTGCCTGAACCGGGTCTTCGAGGTTGACCCGTTGGTCTGCCCGCGCTGCGCCGCGACCATGGTGCCTGTGGCGGTCATCATGAACGACCAGGAGTTGGTCCGGCTGTTGGAGCACCTTGGCCTTCCGACGGAATTCCCGAAGACGATGCCCGCGCGGACTAAATTAGTCGAGGCTATGTGCGGGCCGCCGGGGGAGGAGTGTCAGCTCGACCCGCGAAGTGACTTATACGAAGCAGTCGACGTTCCTCCGGCGGATGATTTCCACTCCGCGTAG
- a CDS encoding Fic family protein — MPFTPTFQATPHLLKVLEEIASLNARIQSAAIGVSWIPNLQREAAARQTHGSTAIEGNPLTLPEVQIIASGGDLPQAKPRAIQEVLNYLAALRFIEKNAKANKIETTDVLKLHSIMGQRGALDREPIGLFRPYQVKVGMHMPPTPKGVPRLMTELLEWLNGPGRAWPAVVSSAILHYQFEFIHPFGDGNGRVGRALATWELYRKQFDTHHIFAVDEVLLEDRQSYYRALHRVQSEGQELSGWVEYIAEAINEALERTWKRIQAVSAAAKDKALTLTPKQERLITLLRIEPLGIQAIQEALKVTKPGAHFIIKPLLAAGLIKRVGGHKTGKYVLA; from the coding sequence GTGCCCTTCACCCCCACCTTCCAGGCCACTCCCCATCTCCTCAAGGTCTTGGAGGAGATCGCCTCCCTCAACGCCCGCATCCAGAGCGCGGCCATAGGCGTAAGCTGGATACCCAACCTCCAGAGAGAAGCCGCCGCCCGGCAGACCCACGGCTCCACGGCCATCGAAGGCAATCCCTTGACCCTGCCCGAGGTCCAAATCATCGCCAGCGGCGGCGATCTGCCCCAGGCCAAACCCCGCGCCATCCAGGAGGTCCTAAACTACCTGGCCGCCCTGCGCTTCATCGAAAAGAACGCCAAAGCCAATAAAATCGAGACCACGGACGTGCTCAAATTGCACTCGATCATGGGACAAAGGGGCGCTCTGGACCGCGAACCGATCGGCCTCTTCAGACCCTACCAGGTCAAGGTCGGCATGCACATGCCCCCCACCCCGAAGGGTGTGCCCCGCCTCATGACCGAACTGCTGGAATGGCTCAACGGCCCTGGCCGCGCTTGGCCGGCGGTCGTGAGCTCGGCCATCCTCCATTACCAATTCGAGTTCATCCACCCCTTCGGCGACGGCAACGGCAGAGTCGGCCGAGCTTTGGCCACCTGGGAACTCTACCGCAAGCAGTTCGACACCCACCACATCTTTGCCGTCGATGAGGTCCTCCTGGAAGACCGGCAGAGCTACTACCGCGCCCTGCATCGTGTTCAGAGCGAGGGCCAGGAATTATCCGGCTGGGTGGAATACATCGCCGAAGCCATCAACGAAGCGCTGGAGCGAACATGGAAGCGCATCCAGGCCGTCAGTGCCGCTGCCAAAGACAAGGCCCTGACGCTGACGCCCAAACAGGAACGGCTCATCACACTGCTGCGCATTGAGCCGCTCGGCATCCAGGCGATCCAGGAGGCGCTCAAGGTCACCAAGCCAGGGGCGCATTTCATCATCAAGCCTCTGTTGGCGGCGGGCCTGATCAAGCGTGTAGGCGGGCATAAGACCGGAAAATACGTCTTGGCCTGA
- a CDS encoding zinc-binding alcohol dehydrogenase family protein yields MMRAWLLDKIGSLQNLRLGETAEPRPGEGEVLLRVEFASLNPADRYLAEALYPARPVLPHILGRDGLGTVVAVGPGVQGLASGARRVILRGEAGVNRPGLFAQYAAVPADCLAAPTPGWSPQQSAAAPLVYLTAYQALTMWGELPPSTVLVTGASGGVGVAAVHLARAMGHTVLAMSRDAGKAEKLRQQGAQSVVDPNDPQWPKRVKEFLKGGKVDLAVDTIGGESFNQVLETLGAGGKVSCVGRLAGPVPSFNTASLFFRKLRIGGVNVAAYQGREAHAAWDSVLKLLKKTGAAPLVDSEWEFERLPEAFARLAAGPMGKVVLKIAP; encoded by the coding sequence ATGATGCGCGCCTGGCTGCTCGACAAGATAGGCTCGCTCCAGAACCTCCGGCTCGGGGAGACCGCCGAGCCCAGGCCCGGCGAAGGCGAAGTGCTCCTGCGCGTGGAGTTCGCTTCCCTCAATCCGGCGGACCGCTACCTGGCCGAAGCGCTCTATCCGGCCCGCCCGGTCTTGCCCCATATCCTGGGCCGCGACGGCCTGGGGACCGTGGTCGCCGTGGGTCCCGGCGTGCAGGGCCTGGCCAGCGGAGCGCGCCGCGTGATCCTGCGCGGCGAGGCGGGGGTCAACCGCCCAGGCCTGTTCGCGCAGTACGCGGCGGTGCCGGCGGACTGCCTGGCCGCGCCGACTCCCGGCTGGAGTCCCCAGCAGAGCGCCGCGGCTCCGCTGGTCTATCTCACCGCTTATCAGGCCCTGACCATGTGGGGTGAGTTGCCACCGTCGACGGTGCTTGTCACCGGCGCCTCCGGAGGGGTGGGGGTGGCCGCGGTGCACTTGGCCCGGGCCATGGGGCATACGGTGCTCGCCATGTCGCGCGACGCGGGCAAGGCCGAGAAGCTCCGCCAGCAGGGGGCGCAGTCGGTCGTGGATCCCAACGACCCGCAGTGGCCGAAGCGCGTCAAGGAGTTCCTCAAGGGCGGCAAGGTGGATCTGGCCGTGGACACCATCGGCGGCGAGTCGTTCAACCAGGTGCTGGAGACTTTGGGCGCCGGCGGCAAGGTGTCCTGCGTGGGCCGGCTGGCCGGGCCCGTGCCCTCGTTCAATACGGCCAGCCTCTTCTTCAGGAAGCTGCGCATCGGCGGGGTGAATGTGGCGGCCTATCAGGGACGGGAAGCCCACGCGGCCTGGGACTCGGTGCTGAAGCTGCTGAAGAAGACCGGCGCCGCGCCGCTGGTCGATTCCGAGTGGGAGTTCGAGCGCCTTCCCGAGGCCTTCGCCCGTCTGGCCGCCGGGCCCATGGGCAAGGTCGTGCTCAAGATCGCGCCCTAA